CTTGAACTAAACCTTTCTACTAACAATCTCAATGGTACCATACCAAAACAAGTTATTGGTCTTTCATCCCTTTCAATTTATTTGGTCATGTCTCATAATTCTTTGACATGTACACTACCATTTGAAGTAGGCAACTTAAAAAATCTTTGGAAGTCAGATCtctcaaataatatattatctGGTGAAATTCCTACTTCCCTTGGTAGTTGTACTAGTTTGGTGAGTTTGCATTTGGAGGGTAATTCATTTTGAAGAAGGAATTCCTCCATCTTTGAAGATATTAAGAGGTATAGAAGAAATTTATCTTTCACGCAATAACTTGTCAGGGCAGATTTCAGAATTTCTTAGCAAGTTTTTATCACTTAAGCATCTCAATCTTTCTCATAATGATCTCTTTGGGAAAGTGCCAAGTGAAGGGATTTTTTCTAATGTAAGCACAATTTCAATCTTTGGAAATTACAAACTATGTGGTGCTATCCCAGAATTACACTTGCCAACATGCTACAGAAATAGAACACGTGCATCCATGAAACGCCTTGCACTCAAAGTAGTAATTCCTGTCATATTGGGACTTGTTCTATTGTGTTTTTTAATCACATGTTGTAATGttaaaaaatggagaaagagaCCTTTGGCTACGTCTTCTTTAAAGAATAGGCGATTGGCCTGTATATCTTATGCAGAACTCTTAGCATCAACTAATGGTTTCTGAGTGGACAATTTGATCGGTTATGGTAGTTTTGGTTCTGTATACAAAAGAGTTCTTTCTAGCAATGGAGCAATTATTGCAGTTAAAGTGTTAAACCTTCAACAACGAGGAGGTTCCAAGAGTTTCATTAATGAATGCAATGTTTTGAGAAGTTTACGACATCGTAATCTCCTTAAGGTTATCACTGCTTGCTCAAGTATTGATCATCAAGGGAACGACTTTAAGAGTCTAGTTTTTGAGTTCATGTCTAATGGAAGCCTAGACGAGTGGCTGCATGCTATAGAGGATGAGCAACATCAATGCAAGAGATTGAGCTTTATTCAAAGACTGGACATAGCCATGGATGTTGCTTATGCATTACAATATCTTCAtctccattgccaaacaccGATTATTCACTGTGATTTAAAGCCAAGCAATGTCCTCCTCAATGAAGATATGGTAGCCCATGTTGCTGACTTTGGATTAGCAAAGTTCATCATTGAGGCATCACATAATCCCTCCAAAACTCAAAGTATGTCAGACTTTTCAGTTGCATTGAGGGGTTCCATCGGGTACATTCCTCTAGGTTTGTTTTCAACCAATAATTCAATTCAGGCTAAAGTATGAATGAAAGTTCAAACCTAATTCTTATAGGTCCAAGTCTAATTCTTaggtcttatatatataaatatataactaTAAATTCTTAAGTATAGAACTATAATATCTACTAATCatgtattaatgtattaataAATTGCAGAGTATGGGATGGGTGGCCAAATTTCCATACTTGGAGATATTTATAGCTATGGTGTACTCTTGCTAAAGATGTTCACTGGGAAAAGACCCACCGATGACATGTTCAACAAAGGTCTGAGCATTCAAAAGTTTACTGCAATGACTTTGCCGGAACGTGTCATGGATATAATGGACTTGTCAATGccctttgaagaaaatgaagatgatgatgaaacAAATAACGTTGACATAGTAGAAAGAACAATAATCAAAGAAGTTGATCATCATTTTAATACTAGAAGTAGAGTGGTGGATTGCTTGATCTCAATGTTGTAGATTGGACTATTGTGCTTTGCAACATCACCTCATGAGCATTTGCCGACAAATGATGTCGTCAACAAAATGAGGCCAATTAGAGACGCATTTTCCCCAAGTTCGACGTGCATCACCAGATGATGACAATATATATCTTGTAGGTTATAAGGTATGTGCATGTTCAGTGGGTTCAGTCATCGGTGCAGGTTTAGCGTATATATCCTAGGAATGCACCCCATAGATAGTTCATGTTTTATGTGTCATTGTTATCATCTGTTTTTGTTATCTCTTATTTCTTATCAAATAAGTGCGTGGTAGAATGTTTTGAAGTGGTGTAATTTGAACTTATTGGGATTTATGAGAATTATTCAGTTGATCCCAGATTCCTTGGGAATGAGACGTTTTGATAGCTTGGTGAGACGCCATAGACAGTTGTGTTGTATTTTCTTAAATCCTGTTGTGTTTTTCATCAGTGCTACATCAAAGTGGTATGAGTGGCAAAGAAATGTTATtgaaaaattcattaaatttaaGAGGTGCTTAATTTCTGCCTTATGATGACAGTGTGGTGAATCGAAATAAAccaacattaaacaacaaaaaatagtcATAAAATGTTATTGTCATATATTTAGCAATCCTAAAACCATTTTATACAATaaattttggttcttttttaaCCTACTTTTCATTATCCATTGTTAATGAAGTTTCTTAATATCTATTAAGGATATATGCACCCAATTAGTACGAAAGTATTgtcaaaacaatttaaaaccCAAATATCCTCTCAAACATAAAGCTTATAAATACTAAAATCGGTATTATTTCATCCATACAAgcgtggaaaaaaaaaacaaaaacaaaacaaaacaaatttgttCATGAACAGAAATAATTGGATGCTTTCTATTAATCTCGAACTTGCCAATAAAATCCATAAAGAAGACCATGGTAGCATTTCAAAGTCAATCCAAGTCGAGTAGATTCTGCCTTCAATAAGCttgttttagcttaattttaaCCCACCCATACACAAAATTTTGCCATTAATGCTACTAGTATGTCAAATGATTAGgtaacattttttaaatgtttcaaTTCTTAAAAACGACCTTAATTATGTAATTTgagaatatataattttaaagaaattgtaaggGATCCTAATCCCTTTCTATTTCTTCCCTTACTATTTATGTgaacatttatttgaaagaataattaaatGGTATAGGGAAATGATGAGGAAGTTATTGtgagtttatttgaatatggAAGCAAAAAGCAACTTGAtttcctaaatttaaagaaaacggATGCTAGCACTCTTAGAGATTTGTTCAATTATTTAAGACATTTTGATACATGCTCGGAATTGTTGTGTAGCTTCTTCTAAGTGATCTTTGGCCTCACAACAAGGAACTTATTgataaaaattctcaaaaataaataataataaaaaaagataaaataatcaTCATACTAAAAAGATAATTGAACATACTTTGAATTATTTCTTATAATCTTACCACCTATCTCTAATTGAATTATTAGTCCTAATTTTATGACTAGGCTAAGCACATAACACATTCATAGAGGCCTATCCCACTTCAATGTATGATTGTCCATAAAGTACATAGATCGACAAACATTGCAGCCCATAATGTAGCCGAATGGGCCTTACGAAATACATATATTGACAAATAcgaaaaagacataaaaattaaaaaaaaaaatttaaaaaaaaaacctcataaTGAATAAGTTATACTTGTAAACACATTCGAGTtcgttaaaaaataaattattaactAGCTTGATGATAAATTCAAGCTCAACTTGTGAtcgaaacaaaattaaacaaaccgaacttaaaaatttaatactaGTTTGATTCCAGTCCAATGCATGATCATGGTTGGGTCAGGCTCGAGCTACATGCCTTAGACTCAAGCTCGGCTCGGCCTGGGAACAAGAGCACCAGGGGCCCTGCTTGGGCTCGAATACCAGGCCTCATTGAGACACGGCTAgaggtgtcaatgcgggcggttaaaaatcGTCtgttaactgctaaccgcttaaccaTATTAACCGGTAGCCGCCTAACCATTATAAccacctagcggttagcggttagaggttattggATTTACTAACCGTAattgctaaccgcctttttatataatatatttttataattataattataataatatttatacatataacataatcacttgatcattaaatcacaattttttttttagataattaaatcacaatttgagtattaatatattatcactataatttatatgattatatcacatgatcacatgatcaattgatcattaaatcatttgattatataataataaattatacatatataatatttcataactcataagtataccaattcatactaatacaacaattaaatatctagagacttagtttcaatgtatgttataaacttataactctatatatgttatatatatatatatatatatatagatatatatagatatatatatatatatatataagatcaatacttaatcatatgattcaatgacaattcaaatactttattcaagttaattatattattaatgtacaatgataatatgattcgtataatatcaaattaagtaattgacattagattcaataatgtgttacttataaccacaattaaagtattaatgtattatcattctaatttatatgattatataataacaaattatacatatataatatgacataagccataagtataccaattcatactaatacaacaattaagtacctagagacttagttccaatgtatgttatgaacttataagtctatatatgttataaattataattatacatatacgcatatgaataatataaatgtataatatcaatacttaatcatatgattcaatgacaattcaaatactttattcatgTGAATCATaatattaatgtacaatgataatatgattcgtataatattaaattaagtaacTAGCAttggttttccaaaaaaaaaaaagtaattgatattggattaaacaatgtgttacttataaacacaattgaagtattaatgcattatcattctaattttaataatattattactataattgatatgattatattacatgatgaattgatcattaaattatatgattatataataacgaATAAtgcatataatcatatataatttgACATATAATCATacatatcatatgttttatttgaacttcttttatatgttgtgttgaagtttttttatatgttgtgtttgtgtgtgtgtgtgtgtttgtttgtttgtttgtttttttttttgtttttttgttttttttttttaaagttaaccggttatgatttaatatttaaagtttttttttaaaaaaaagtacaagtaaatgtaaatttggggtcaaatatttttgatttttcaatatgggctctttttatagtaATTGGGCCTaaaaagacactaaaaatacaaaaaacaaatgataataaaaaaaatgctacagtaataaaaaagcccaaaaaggcccaaaatgccaaaaaaaaagaagaaaaaaaagcccaatttgaaaaagcggttagcaggcAGTTACCTATTTTACTAATCGCTAACCGGTGGTTAGtaactaactgctaaccgcctactAACaactaaggcggttacggttagcggttattgggaataaccgctaaccgtaaccataTTGACACCCCTAGACACGGCAAAGGCATGATAATAAAGACTACTGGGATGGGACACGTGACACTGTCCTACTTTTACATCCAACGATGTAGATTAATCTCCTTGACCACCAATTGTGATCCTTAATTGCTCTGTGTGTTATTCTATTttatcctatttttattttttttttttattttattttttttttgaatttgtccATCCGAGAGCCAACAGTAGTTAGTTGAGACTCTCACGTAAAAGTGAGAGGCAAATTCAACCCAGGGTGATATGTGTCAACACGCCACGTGGAATAGGATCCGCTCATTTCATATCGCTATTTGGCCCCACCATTTATATAACCCATTAACCCCAACACTGACTCACAGCAATAATAGCCACTAGAAACATATTACATTGACTcaccacaaacaaacaaaaaccctaCCGAGTTACATCGAGTGAGTGAGCGAGTGATGAACACCCTACTGAGTTCGTCCTCCAAGATCGTCGTCGACAAGTTTGTTGTTTCACTGAAAGAGTTGTTTCTTAATAGACCCAAACCTCGTGTTTTACAGTCACATAAAGATGCTGATTTCGGGTTATTTCATTCAATACATGTGCAACATAAGGCCATACACCCGGTGGTTGCTCGTCTCTCATCGGAAACCTAGGTCTTGTCTGTCTCTATAGGATCTTGTAAATTCTTCAGAAAGGatttctcccgttagggtggaaatccGGTGGAGAATAACAGACTTTAGAATGcagaaaaaccaaaagaaaattagaCAAAAGATTTAATGTTAAAAATAGAATAGATAATCTGCAGTCTCatgggactctatttatagagtcccaattcaactcttggtcaagagttaCCACTCTTGACCTGCTACCTCCACCTAGAAGTAATTTTACCTTCCTATAATCTACATGATCTGGTGTGGGGATGACCACACTAATAATAACGTGATCATCCTGTGCACAAtcatctcccacttgatcaTACTATTATAATTAGTAATGAAACCTTAGTTGTACATGTTTATCTTTAGTATCACAAAAAACATGTCAACTCCTTGTCTACCATATAATCTAGgcaattaacattaattatcCATAGTTGAGAATACAGTTCACACTCAATACCATAATTAAtggtttttttatataataaccatatgtaaattgaattgaaaatttgtatTCAATTTCTTATCTCCAAGGTTACCctatttgagataaatagttaTACTATCAGTATAcagataaatgaaaaagaaatacataCCATCACTCATTCAGGTGTCCCTAAATCCTTCTGATTATGCTATTTTTACCATGTAGCTTTTTCTTAAGTTTTCCTTAATCCCATTTTTACTACATGCTCTCTAAATTTATCTAGAGTTAACCCTTTGGTCATGGGTTCAGCTACCATCTTTGTTTAGagaataaatttaacttttatttcaCGTCTTtccactatatcttgaatatagtgataACCTATGTCGATGTGTTTGCCTTTGGAACTTTGAactccactttttattaaagagatggcagacttattatcacaaaatacattaacagGTCCATCTTGCATTCCAAgatttaaacttttaatgaAACGCTTAATCCAAACAGCATTGCTTACCGTTGTGctgcatgatatatattcaGCTTCCATTGTGGATTTTGCAacataattttgtttcttactcaaCCAAGAAACAACTGTTCCCctaaataagaatatataaccACTTGTAGATTTTCTGTCATCTACATCTCCTACAAAATCTGTGTCAGTGTATCCTACAATGTTTAGATCTTCTAATCCAAAATATAAACCCATGTTTTTAGTTCCTTGCAGATAcctaaatattcttttaactgCCTGCCAATGCTCTTTTCCAGGATTGGATTGATATCTACTAACCAATCCTACAGCATGACAAATGTCAGGTCTTGTGCTTGTCATAGCATACATAAGAATGCCCACAGCTTGAACGAAGGGGACAATTTCCATTTCAAGAATTTTCGTTTGGTCTCAAGGACACATTGTTTTGCTCAAATGTTGACCCTTTGAAACAGGTGTATTTAGAGGtttacatttatccatattaaaCCTTCTAAGTACCTTTTCTATATATTTCTCTTGATCTAAGTATAATAATTTCGAGGTTCTAtcccttgaaatttttattcccAAGACATAAGTTGCTTCACCcatgtctttcatttcaaatttagatGCTAAGAAattctttgtattttgaatCATTTTCGAGCAATTTCCAGTTAATAAtatgtcatctacatatagTGATAATATAGTCAACTTATCATTGTCATAATGTATGTAAACACAATAATCTAGTGGACTTACCAAGAAACCGATTTCCGTGATGGCCTCATGAAATTTTAAGTACCATTGTCTTGAAGATTGCTTTATCCCGTACAATGACCTCTttaatttataaactttttctTCATGTCCATTCACATTGACTCCTTCAGGTTGAACCATATAGATGTCTTCTTTTAATTCTCCATTTAGAAATGCTGTTTTTACATCTAATTGGTGCAATTCTAAATCCATCTTAGCTATTATGGACATGATTATTCTTATTGAGGTAAATTTTGCTACGGGCGAATAAGTATCAACAAAGTCCACACCTGGTTGTTGAGTGAATCCTTTGGCTACCAACCTAGCCTTGTATTTATCAAGacttccattttctttgaatttcttctttaGTACCCATTTACATCCAATATCTTTTCTTTGCTGTGGCAGATCCGTGAGTTCCCAGATGTCATTTTTGTTGATGGAGTTTAGTATCCATTTGTCAAAATCATCACATTTCATAGCTTCTTTGTAATTGGCAGGATCATCTTGAAGATTTATGTCATCTATACTTAGTACATAATGATCTCTAAGTATGACTGATGGTTGTCTTTGTCTTTTAACTCTCCCACTGTTTTCATGATTGGGGATATTGAGATCCAATCTTCTTTTACTCCCATTGTCCTAAAGATTTGTAATATCTTCATGTACAGATTCTTCATCTTCTAATAGACTGGTATCTTTCATAGGAGtgatatgatttgaattttcttgtgtGGATTGTTAATCTTCTAATAGTCTGATATCTTCCATAAGAGTTATTTGATctgaattttcaagaaaaacagCATCTCTGCTTTCTATTAATCCTTTTTTAGAATGGTAGAAtcgattttatcttttaattatccCTTAAAGGTTTTAGGATAAGTACATGGTCTTTGCATCCCcatacttttatattttctaagtTGGGGTTTCAGACCTGTCCAGATCTCACAAGAGGTTAAAGGTTTAGATTTTGTCTTAACCCTGTTGAGTATATAAGCTGATGTGGATAaggcttctccccaaaaatggATAGACAAGTCAGCGAATGTCATCATTGACCTTATCATTTCCATTaaagttctatttcttctttctgcaataccattttgttgaggcttA
Above is a genomic segment from Corylus avellana chromosome ca9, CavTom2PMs-1.0 containing:
- the LOC132162333 gene encoding probable LRR receptor-like serine/threonine-protein kinase At3g47570, producing MHSGSSSSYSFGSVYKRVLSSNGAIIAVKVLNLQQRGGSKSFINECNVLRSLRHRNLLKVITACSSIDHQGNDFKSLVFEFMSNGSLDEWLHAIEDEQHQCKRLSFIQRLDIAMDVAYALQYLHLHCQTPIIHCDLKPSNVLLNEDMVAHVADFGLAKFIIEASHNPSKTQSMSDFSVALRGSIGYIPLEYGMGGQISILGDIYSYGVLLLKMFTGKRPTDDMFNKGLSIQKFTAMTLPERVMDIMDLSMPFEENEDDDETNNVDIVERTIIKEVDHHFNTRSRVVDCLISML